The Deltaproteobacteria bacterium genomic interval CAAACGCCTAAGCCCGGAACAGTTCCGAACCGCCGACTTAACTATTGACAGCCTGGATAAATTCAGCCCGGGTGCGATTAAGGATTTTAATTAAATCCGTGGGCTGCTCAGTCTGAAAAAGCCAGGTATCCCGGTATTATTAATCCGACAACCGGTAATATCCAGAGTATTCCCACCCAGCCCGGCTTGCCTCTAAGCTCGGCTATTTTCATTAACACTATTATGCCAATAACTATATTTACAATAGGAATTAAGAATAATATAAGCCACCAACCCGGCTTACCCGCTATTTTACACATAAGGTAGATATTGGCTATCGGTATCCAGGCAAGCCATGAATTTTCAGTGTTGGTTTTATCGGCTATTACTTGAAGGCTATATGCCAGATATGCATATATGACCAAGAAGACGATAATACCGAATAAATTGTCCATATGAATCTTCCTCCTTTGTATAACCTCCTATATAGATTGAATTATCTCATCACAAAGAGAGGATTGTCAACTAATTAATAGAAATTACTTGGATTTTTGTAGAGGGGGAGCCATAAATTCGGGTCCGATATGCTCCATTACGGTTTCATCAAGAATGTTATCAATAGCTCCAAAATCCTCTGGAGCAAGCGACCAGCCCGGTATTTCATGAACCGGCTCAAGCTGATCGGGACGCCTGGCGCCCCAGAGCGCCACATGTGAGGCGGCCTTGTCCAGTATCCAGCGGACAGCCAGATGTATAACTCTCTTCCCGAATTTCTTCTTTGCGTATTCATCGAGCCTTGCGACAGCCTCAAGGTACTGCCCGAACCTCGGCTGCTTGAACTTCGGATCGACCTTGCGTATATCATCACCTTCGAATTTAGTATCGGGCTTCATCCTTCCGCTCAGAAGACCCCGGCAAAGAGCGCCGTACATGAGCATCGTTACGCCGTGTTTATCACAATAGGGGAGAATATCATCTTCAATCCCGCGCTCGAATAAATTGTAAGGGGGCTGAGATGCGTGGAGCGGAGCCGACTCCCGGAAAATATCCATCTGCTCTGTGGAATAATTGCTCACACCGATCGCCCTGATCTTCCCGTCCTTAAAGAGGTCATGCATCGCTCCGGCGGTTTCTTCTATGGGAGTCTCGTAATCGGGCCAGTGTATCTGATATATGTCGATATAGTCCGTCTGAAGACGTTTTAGCGAATCCTCGATCTCCCTTTTTATCCGTGACTCTGTGGAATTACGATAAACCTTGCCGCTTGTCCAGTCGAGTCCGGCTTTTGTGGCTATTATTACCTTGTCCCTGCCGCCGTATTCAGAAAGGGCCTTCCCCACTATCTCTTCGGACCTGCCGAAACCGTAAATAGCGGCGGTGTCTAACAGATTTATTCCCTTACCGAGAGCCGCATGCACTGTATCTATGGATTCGCGCTCATCGCTTCCGCCCCAGAGCCAGCCGCCGATGGCCCAGCAGCCGAGGCCTATCCTGGATACCTCAACCCCGGTCTCTCCGATTTTCACATATTCCATCTTGCCGACCCTCCGTATCTCATTCGCATATCAGGTTAATTTTCAGCTAAATCCTTCAGCAGTCTTCTTACCTCGGAAACGGACGGGAGACTAAACCTCGCTTTCGTGGGGCCGAATCCGACTTTAATCGAATAAGCCCCGCTCGGCATAGCCTCGAATATATCCTCATCCGTCATATCATCCCCTACGGACAATATGAAATCCCACTTCGCTTTGGACATCCAGTGCTTGGCTGCTCTGCCTTTATTGACACTCGTATCCTTCACCTCTATTACCTTGTTGCCCTCGAGCACGCCTACATTGAGGTTGGAAGTAATATGAAGGAGCACATCCTTAAGCTCCCCTACCCTGATAATCGCCAGAGCGGGATCAACCCGGCGGAAGTGCCATACGAGCGAGTAATCCTTTTCCTCGACAAAGGAGCCAGGAGTCCTGTCTACAAATACCTCAAGTATCGGCTTTATCTCCTCTTTCCATTCATCGGATAGTGTATCGATAGTATTCCAGCCGTTTTTTTCCCTTATCCACACTCCGTGCTCCGCCACAAGGCTCCGGGAAACATCGCCCACCCATTTATCCAGAGTATGCCTGTCGCGACCGCTGATTATTACGAGATTAGTCCCCTTCCTGCCGGATAACGACGCCAGTATCTTTTTCAATTCCTTGTCGGGTATTACCCTTTCGGGCCTTTCGTTAAAGTCCATTAATGTGCCGTCGTAATCTATCAGCAGGAGAGATTTCTTGCTTTTCTTAAAATCCCCGATCAGCTTCTTCCTGTTCCCGGAAGATAAACCCTTTGAGACCAGATGGCTCTGAACCGCCTTGATCTGCTTCATTCTCTCCATGAAATCGTGCGCCCATCTTTTAACATCGTAGCGTTTAAGCCTTACGCGCATGCTCTTCATTCTCCGCCTTTGCTCGCCGACAGGCATCGTGAGCGCGGTATTCAGAGAATCAGCCGTCCCCTCCAGGTCGTTCGGGTTTATAATCACCGCCTCCCCCAGCTCCTTTGCGGTTCCGGCCATCTCACCCAGTATAAGCACCCCGTCTTCATTGGTTCTGGCAGCGACATATTCCTTTGCTACAAGATTCATACCGTCTCTGAGCGGGGTTAGAAAAAGAATATCGGCGATCGAGTACAGCGCGGAAAGGTCGTTGAAATCAAAAGAACGGTACATATACCAGATGGGAACCCAGCCGATCTTTCCGTGCTGCCCGTTTATCTTGCCGGTAAGATTATCGACCTCGCTCTTCAGCTGCTGATAATGCTTCACTTCAGTGCGCGAAGGCACGGCAACAACTATAAAAATGACTTTCCCCGAATACTTGGGGTATTTTTTAAGAAACAAATCGAAAGCGCGCAGACGCTCTGGTATCCCTTTGGTGTAATCAAGCCTGTCTATAGAAAGTATTACTTTGTAATCCTCTTTTATGTCATCCCTGAGTCTGGAGATTATGGCCTGCACCTCCGGGTCCTCGGGCGCGCTTGAGAATTTTTCAAAGTCTATACCCATGGGAAACGTATCAACCCTGACTGCGTGATCGCCGAGGGTAAGCTGTCCGAGCGTATGCTCGTAACCGAGCACGCGCCTCACGCTCTCAAGAAAGTGACGCGCGTAATCGAATGTATGAAATCCGATAAGATCAGCGCCGAGCAATCCCTTGAGAATCTCCCCGCACCAGGGAATGAGACGGAATATCTCAGAAGACGGAAACGGAATATGAAGAAAAAATCCAATTTTAGCCCCCGGGAGACGTTTTCTGATAAGATCAGGCAGCATCATCAGATGGTAGTCGTGAATCCAGATTACATCGTCGTTCCCGGCAACTTCGAGAACGGCGTTGCTAAAAGTTTCGTTCACTTTTCTGTAGCTTTCCCAGAACTTCTTCTCATATATCGCGTACTGAACAAAATAATGGAAGAGAGGCCATATTATTTCATTACAGAACCCGTGATAATAATTCTCAATGTCGTTTTTACTCAACAGTACAGGGTAATAGCTTTCGGCTACGAGCATTTCCCTTAATTTCTTTGTATCGACCTTCGACTTATATCCCGAAAAAGTGATGCCCGGCCAACCCGCCCAAATCTGCTCTTTGCCCATATCGAGGGACCCGATGCCGGTTACAAGTCCGCCCACACTCGGCTGAAATTTGAATTTGCCTCTTGATTTCTTGACGGTGACCGGAAGCCTGTTAGAGACTATTATTAATTTACTCATTGAGTTAAAAACTATACCATCTCACGTTCTTAATGAAATGACTGTTTTTAATTATCATATCAACCAGACAAGTTATTTGACTTCAACATTTTAAGCTATAAAATATGAAGCAAGGAATATTATGAGAGCTTTGAGTCTCTTCCTGATATTTAGTTTGTTAATCTGCTACGGCGGCCTGTGCCGTGACGGACTCGCTTTATTTACGCCTTCCGAAGCCAAGTCGAGTGAGGGATGCCATAATATGAATCAGGACAGCGAGCAAACCCCGACACAAGCACATGATTCCACAATAAACAATCCGGTCATTATCGCTTCATCCTGCTGTTTTGACAGTCTCTTGAACGCGGAGAGTGGCCAGTCCGCGAAGGTTGACCGAATTCTTGTCCACAAAATACGTGTAGCGAATCTTAACACAAGCATTAGTTACCTGAAAAAGTCAAAGGACCTCTCCCAGAGAGAACACGATCCTCCCGACTTACAGATTTCAAACTCCACCTTTCTTCTATAGATATATCCACCCGTTTATTTATCTTGCACGCCGACCGTAAAAAGTCCGGCGCAGCGGGGAAAATTTGTCCCCGAAACACAATTATTGCAGAATCAATTTTAGTTTTTAACCCCCTCAAGAGGAGGTAAGCATGAAAATATTAATGGGCGCTTTGTTATTGATAGTATTATTCGGAGCCCGCTCATCGGCGGAAGATATAGAAACCCTGGATTCCCTCGTCCGGGAAGCGCGCCTAAACAACCCGGAGATAAAAGCCGCAAAGTGGAAATGGGAAGCCTCTACCAAGCGTCCTTCTCAGGAAGGGACACTGCCTGACCCCTTGATAGGGCTCAGCTGGCAGAATGTCAGTTTCGACAGGATTACGCTTGACGAAGACCCCGACAGCATGGTCAGGTTTTCATTCTCCCAGGAAATCCCGTTCCCCGGAAAGCTCTCACTGAAAGAAAAAATAGCAACTAAATTCTCGGAAGCCGAAGGGGAATCTTATCAGGCAACGGAGAGAGGGGTTATTGCAGGTCTTAAAGCCGCATATTACGACTGGTATTTCGTTAAAAAAGCTATCGAGATCACAGAAAGGAATAAGGACCTACTCGGGAAATTCATCGAGATCGCAGAGGTCAAATATGAAGTCGGAAATGGCATTCAGCAGGACGTACTAAAGGCCCAGGTGGAAAACTCGAAGTTCATAGAGCAGCTCGAGATTCTGGAACAGAGAAAGGGGATTATCGAGGCCAAGATAAAAAGCATATTGAACCGCGCGCCTGACTCCTGGCTCGGCGACCCGGAAGACGTAGAGAGGACCCCTTTAACTCTTACATCCGAGGAAATTAACAGGCTCACGGAGGAAAATGCTCCGCTTCTTTCGATGAGAGAGAGTCTGGTGCAGAGGGAGGAAAATGCCCTGGAACTGGCGAGAAAGGAGCTTTATCCGGACTTCTTCCTTGGAGCCTCCCCGGGCGTCATGGGAATGCCGGGCGACGGTATCCAGGGTGTGTGGGAGATATCTCTCGGACTCAGGGTGCCGCTCTATTTCTGGAGAAAGCAAAAGTTCGGCATTGAGGAAGCCGCCTTGCAATTAAAGGGAGCCGAGCAGGATTACAGCAGTACGAATCAGGCACTTCTCTTCAATGTGAGGGAGAATTACCTGACGGCCAGAACATCTGAAAATCTCATGAGCCTGTATAAGAAGGGAATAATCCCGCAGTCGAGGCTTTCGCTCGAATCAGCACTGTCGGGCTATCAGGTGGGCGCCGTCGATTTCCTCACGCTTCTTGACAACCTTGTTACCCTTTTCAATTTTGAGCTTGAGTACCACAGACAGCTCGCGGAATACCAGAAGGCCCTGGCAAGAATAGAGGAACTCTCGGGCGTAGAGCTTGTAAAAATAAGCGAGGTGAACTAAAAATGAAAAGAAGAAAAGGCTTACTCCTGATTACGCTTTTAATTCTATTAGCAGTTATCGCTTTCCCCCTGTATAGATACGGATACAAAATCCCCATACTCAAGGAAATTCCGTTTTTTTCCGGGGGACATGAACACGTTTACAGGCCCGTACTCGATGACGAGGGTGAGATAGAGTATTGGACATGCGCTATGCACCCGACCGTAAGATTAAAAGAGCCCGGGCAATGCCCTATCTGCGGAATGGATACTACTCCGGTGTTGAAAAAAGACAATTCTCAGGCAGAACCCGCCTCACAGACAAAAATGGAGGAAAAAGATAGCACGGGAAACGGAGAAGACATGTCCGGCACGCAAGGTCATGACCATAGCAAAATGGGTGTTCCTGCAAAGAAGGATAAAGGCGGAGAGTCAAAATCCACATTCACCGTCAGTTCCGAGAGACAGCAGATAATCGGGGTCAAAACACAACCCGCAGAGATCCGACAGATGGATAAAACGATCCGGACAGTGGGAATAGTTAAACTGGACGAGACCAAAATAGAGCACATCCATATAAAATTCAGCGGGTGGATAGAAAGGGTATTCGCTGACTATACATGGCAGCATGTGAAGGCTGGAGACCCGCTCTTTTCCATTTACAGCCCTGAGCTCGTATCGACGCAGGAGGAATATCTCCTCGCCCTTCGCTCAAACGAGATACTGTCCAACAGTGAATTTCCCGAGATATCCGGGGGTGCGAAATCACTGCTGGGCGCGACAAGAAGAAGGCTCCGCCTGTGGGACATCTCCGAGAGCCAGATAAGAGAGATCGCGCAGACGAGAAGGGTAAAAGACAGTCTTGTAATTTATTCACCCGTTACGGGTCACATAGTCGAGAAAAACGCCTTCGAAAATATGTTCGT includes:
- a CDS encoding DUF5684 domain-containing protein — encoded protein: MDNLFGIIVFLVIYAYLAYSLQVIADKTNTENSWLAWIPIANIYLMCKIAGKPGWWLILFLIPIVNIVIGIIVLMKIAELRGKPGWVGILWILPVVGLIIPGYLAFSD
- a CDS encoding aldo/keto reductase; translated protein: MEYVKIGETGVEVSRIGLGCWAIGGWLWGGSDERESIDTVHAALGKGINLLDTAAIYGFGRSEEIVGKALSEYGGRDKVIIATKAGLDWTSGKVYRNSTESRIKREIEDSLKRLQTDYIDIYQIHWPDYETPIEETAGAMHDLFKDGKIRAIGVSNYSTEQMDIFRESAPLHASQPPYNLFERGIEDDILPYCDKHGVTMLMYGALCRGLLSGRMKPDTKFEGDDIRKVDPKFKQPRFGQYLEAVARLDEYAKKKFGKRVIHLAVRWILDKAASHVALWGARRPDQLEPVHEIPGWSLAPEDFGAIDNILDETVMEHIGPEFMAPPLQKSK
- a CDS encoding bifunctional alpha,alpha-trehalose-phosphate synthase (UDP-forming)/trehalose-phosphatase, whose protein sequence is MSKLIIVSNRLPVTVKKSRGKFKFQPSVGGLVTGIGSLDMGKEQIWAGWPGITFSGYKSKVDTKKLREMLVAESYYPVLLSKNDIENYYHGFCNEIIWPLFHYFVQYAIYEKKFWESYRKVNETFSNAVLEVAGNDDVIWIHDYHLMMLPDLIRKRLPGAKIGFFLHIPFPSSEIFRLIPWCGEILKGLLGADLIGFHTFDYARHFLESVRRVLGYEHTLGQLTLGDHAVRVDTFPMGIDFEKFSSAPEDPEVQAIISRLRDDIKEDYKVILSIDRLDYTKGIPERLRAFDLFLKKYPKYSGKVIFIVVAVPSRTEVKHYQQLKSEVDNLTGKINGQHGKIGWVPIWYMYRSFDFNDLSALYSIADILFLTPLRDGMNLVAKEYVAARTNEDGVLILGEMAGTAKELGEAVIINPNDLEGTADSLNTALTMPVGEQRRRMKSMRVRLKRYDVKRWAHDFMERMKQIKAVQSHLVSKGLSSGNRKKLIGDFKKSKKSLLLIDYDGTLMDFNERPERVIPDKELKKILASLSGRKGTNLVIISGRDRHTLDKWVGDVSRSLVAEHGVWIREKNGWNTIDTLSDEWKEEIKPILEVFVDRTPGSFVEEKDYSLVWHFRRVDPALAIIRVGELKDVLLHITSNLNVGVLEGNKVIEVKDTSVNKGRAAKHWMSKAKWDFILSVGDDMTDEDIFEAMPSGAYSIKVGFGPTKARFSLPSVSEVRRLLKDLAEN
- a CDS encoding TolC family protein, with amino-acid sequence MKILMGALLLIVLFGARSSAEDIETLDSLVREARLNNPEIKAAKWKWEASTKRPSQEGTLPDPLIGLSWQNVSFDRITLDEDPDSMVRFSFSQEIPFPGKLSLKEKIATKFSEAEGESYQATERGVIAGLKAAYYDWYFVKKAIEITERNKDLLGKFIEIAEVKYEVGNGIQQDVLKAQVENSKFIEQLEILEQRKGIIEAKIKSILNRAPDSWLGDPEDVERTPLTLTSEEINRLTEENAPLLSMRESLVQREENALELARKELYPDFFLGASPGVMGMPGDGIQGVWEISLGLRVPLYFWRKQKFGIEEAALQLKGAEQDYSSTNQALLFNVRENYLTARTSENLMSLYKKGIIPQSRLSLESALSGYQVGAVDFLTLLDNLVTLFNFELEYHRQLAEYQKALARIEELSGVELVKISEVN
- a CDS encoding efflux RND transporter periplasmic adaptor subunit produces the protein MKRRKGLLLITLLILLAVIAFPLYRYGYKIPILKEIPFFSGGHEHVYRPVLDDEGEIEYWTCAMHPTVRLKEPGQCPICGMDTTPVLKKDNSQAEPASQTKMEEKDSTGNGEDMSGTQGHDHSKMGVPAKKDKGGESKSTFTVSSERQQIIGVKTQPAEIRQMDKTIRTVGIVKLDETKIEHIHIKFSGWIERVFADYTWQHVKAGDPLFSIYSPELVSTQEEYLLALRSNEILSNSEFPEISGGAKSLLGATRRRLRLWDISESQIREIAQTRRVKDSLVIYSPVTGHIVEKNAFENMFVEPNTTLYTIADHSSAWVEVDIYENEIPLVKLGDNAVMTLASYPGEKFEGKITFITPHLDMKTRTIKVRLEFPNPDLILLPQMYGDVTLEVPLGDKLTIPVSAVLRTGKQDIVFVDKGDGDIEIRKVEIGRKAEGYYEVLRGLAEGDRVVSRANFLIDSESKIQAAVASWGENNDGDDTDSTTPSEHQEGSGKNPDAQ